The following coding sequences lie in one Euhalothece natronophila Z-M001 genomic window:
- a CDS encoding DUF2808 domain-containing protein — protein sequence MMKKLFSSLILAGGILALAPVAEVLAQARGGNPGLTIFSGVERENILDYRLDFRGRRGRWDRYRLRVPGDKLPQGAAEFRISYPDYYNGRFDTDEIEVRIDGESQPLKDVVWDEEGHFIAIDLEEPLEPEQKVELVFSNVRNPRQGGTFYFNGQVKPAEGVAIRQHLGTWIIDIN from the coding sequence ATGATGAAAAAATTATTTTCTAGTTTAATATTAGCAGGAGGAATATTAGCCTTAGCTCCTGTAGCAGAAGTGTTAGCCCAAGCCCGAGGAGGCAACCCAGGATTAACTATTTTTAGTGGGGTAGAACGGGAAAATATCCTTGATTATCGCCTTGACTTCCGAGGAAGACGAGGACGTTGGGACCGCTATCGTTTACGTGTCCCTGGAGACAAGTTACCCCAGGGAGCAGCGGAATTTCGGATTAGTTACCCTGATTATTACAACGGAAGATTTGACACTGATGAAATTGAAGTTCGCATTGATGGAGAATCTCAGCCTCTGAAAGATGTAGTTTGGGATGAGGAGGGACACTTTATTGCCATTGATTTAGAAGAGCCCCTTGAACCAGAACAAAAAGTGGAATTAGTTTTCTCCAATGTGAGAAACCCTCGGCAGGGAGGAACCTTTTATTTTAATGGACAAGTTAAGCCCGCAGAAGGGGTAGCAATTCGCCAACATCTTGGCACTTGGATTATTGACATTAATTAA